A window of the Brassica oleracea var. oleracea cultivar TO1000 chromosome C1, BOL, whole genome shotgun sequence genome harbors these coding sequences:
- the LOC106325365 gene encoding COP9 signalosome complex subunit 6b-like, producing the protein MAPSSSSGLTFKLHPLVMLNISDHFTRVKTQLNPPASSCANGNNPSTGDATLLPQDFRVYGCVIGAQKGRTVEIFNSFELLLDPTTDTLDRSFLEKKQELYQKVFPNFYILGWYSTGSEANESDMSIHKALMDINESPVYVLLNPAINHAHKDLPVTIYESEFHVIDGIPQPIFVNASYTIETVEAERISVDHVAHLKPSDGGSAATQLAAHLTGIHSAIKMLNSRIRVLHQYLGSMQKGDIPCDNSLLRQVASLLRSLPAAQSEKFKEDFLMEYNDKLLMSYLAMITNCTSNMNEVVDKFNTAYERNSRRGGRTPFI; encoded by the exons ATGGCGCCTTCTTCCTCGAGCGGCCTGACTTTCAAGCTCCACCCTCTGGTGATGCTCAACATCTCCGATCACTTCACTAGGGTCAAAACTCAGCTCAATCCTCCAGCCTCTTCCTGCGCGAACGGGAATAACCCCAGCACCGGCGACGCGACGCTGCTCCCGCAGGATTTTAGGGTTTATGGGTGCGTGATCGGTGCCCAGAAAGGACGGACGGTTGAGATCTTCAACAGCTTCGAGCTTCTGTTGGATCCCACTACTGATACTCTCGACAGATCCTTCTTAGAGAAGAAGCAAGAGCTCT ACCAGAAGGTGTTTCCTAACTTCTACATATTGGGATGGTACTCTACTGGAAGCGAAGCTAATGAATCTGACATGAGTATCCACAAAGCT CTGATGGACATTAATGAATCTCCTGTTTATGTCCTTTTGAATCCGGCTATCAATCACGCTCACAAGGATCTCCCTGTAACTATCTATGAAAGTG AGTTCCATGTCATTGATGGGATTCCTCAGCCAATTTTCGTGAATGCAAGCTACACAATCGAG ACTGTCGAAGCTGAAAGAATATCGGTGGATCATGTTGCACATCTTAAGCCATCTGATGGAGGCTCAGCAGCGACTCAAT TGGCTGCTCATCTTACTGGCATACACAGTGCCATCAAAATGCTTAATAGCAGAATCAGAGTGCTTCATCAATATCTTGGCTCAATGCAGAAAG GTGATATTCCTTGCGACAACTCATTACTGAGGCAAGTAGCTAGTCTGCTCAGAAGTCTGCCTGCCGCACAATCCGAAAAATTTAAAGAGGATTTCTTGATG GAGTACAACGACAAATTGCTGATGTCTTACCTAGCAATGATCACTAATTGTACCAG CAACATGAACGAGGTGGTGGACAAATTCAACACTGCATACGAGAGGAACAGTCGAAGAGGCGGTAGGACTCCATTCATTTAG